One genomic window of Polyangium aurulentum includes the following:
- a CDS encoding DUF3160 domain-containing protein yields MRAFLRRCAPAIAALFLGCSGGSVGLGPSGIPSSVEHLPGREPTRAERAILQEKGFVISSEAKVPNFHLGYTALFKAHEPMYFTADALLHALHASYDSILMDVEVNALSAELGTLLAEMRAGLAKGTLGTAEARADVDLYLAVADGLLHDEPSKPVAGARPEDVATLLDAARRAEGPASIDMFGEKIEIDLSMLAPRGHYTYSPELSRYFRSMMWLGRGEIRIAQFEADGSPRVNRRALGGVLLFEDLLTERARLAHRRIDETTRAFVGPPDSLSFPGLTRAAKARGLARASELSRLGDADIAAALGPEAQQRIGSSLLGPTQPGRAPIDFLILGQRYVFDSEVFSSVTYGRLPQKRMMPSPLDIGFAVFENPAAAPLLEPEFKQFGYRGALEAAGKRGAQMGPALWEGSLYHLWLGALRELSPRAERDAALPGVMRSEAWSRRMMSTQLASWAELRHDTLLYAKQSFTAVALCEYPDAYVEPYPSFFGQIEKLAAKGKALVAGLDFGTHTAGKERIGAYFDKLGEVATMLREMAELERQKQPLRSEHLDFLNHAVSVDGKHAGCTTILEPGGWYADLYYNKDDVLWHKPTIADVHTQPTDENGTPVGKVLHVGTSNPRLFTVTIDTCKGPQTYRGFVLPYVEQITENFQRLNDEQWWQQIYKEDPPDVPWLSDVIAR; encoded by the coding sequence ATGAGGGCCTTCTTGCGTCGGTGCGCGCCCGCGATCGCGGCGCTTTTCCTCGGGTGCTCGGGAGGGTCGGTGGGGCTCGGGCCTTCCGGGATACCGTCGTCCGTGGAGCACCTGCCCGGACGCGAGCCCACCCGGGCCGAGCGCGCGATCCTCCAGGAGAAAGGCTTCGTGATCTCCTCCGAGGCCAAGGTCCCGAATTTTCACCTCGGATACACGGCGCTCTTCAAGGCGCACGAGCCGATGTATTTCACGGCCGACGCGCTCCTGCACGCGCTGCACGCCTCGTACGACTCCATTCTCATGGATGTCGAGGTCAACGCGCTCTCGGCCGAGCTCGGGACGCTCCTCGCCGAGATGCGCGCGGGCCTCGCCAAAGGGACGCTGGGCACCGCCGAGGCGCGCGCCGACGTCGACCTTTATCTCGCCGTGGCTGATGGCCTGCTGCACGACGAGCCGAGCAAGCCTGTCGCCGGTGCGCGCCCGGAGGACGTCGCCACGCTGCTCGACGCGGCCCGCCGCGCCGAGGGGCCTGCCTCGATCGACATGTTCGGGGAGAAGATAGAGATCGATCTATCCATGCTGGCGCCGCGCGGGCATTACACGTACAGCCCGGAGCTGTCGCGCTACTTCCGGTCGATGATGTGGCTCGGGCGCGGCGAGATCCGCATCGCGCAATTCGAGGCCGACGGCTCCCCTCGCGTCAATCGCCGCGCGCTCGGCGGCGTGCTCCTGTTCGAGGATCTGCTCACCGAGCGCGCACGGCTTGCGCATCGGCGGATCGACGAGACCACGCGCGCCTTCGTCGGGCCGCCGGATTCGCTCTCGTTCCCCGGGCTCACGCGGGCCGCCAAGGCGCGGGGCCTCGCGCGCGCCTCGGAGCTTTCGCGGCTCGGCGACGCGGACATCGCGGCAGCGCTCGGACCGGAGGCGCAGCAGCGAATCGGCAGCAGCCTGCTCGGTCCGACGCAGCCGGGGCGGGCTCCCATCGATTTCTTGATTCTCGGTCAGCGCTACGTCTTCGACAGCGAGGTCTTCTCCTCGGTGACGTACGGGCGGCTCCCGCAGAAGCGCATGATGCCGAGCCCGCTCGACATCGGCTTCGCCGTCTTCGAAAACCCCGCGGCCGCCCCGCTCCTCGAGCCCGAGTTCAAGCAATTCGGGTATCGCGGTGCGCTCGAGGCTGCTGGCAAGCGCGGCGCGCAGATGGGGCCCGCGCTGTGGGAGGGCAGCCTTTACCACCTCTGGCTGGGCGCGCTGCGCGAGCTTTCGCCGCGGGCCGAGCGCGACGCGGCCCTGCCGGGCGTCATGCGATCCGAGGCGTGGTCACGCCGCATGATGAGCACGCAGCTCGCCTCGTGGGCCGAGCTGCGACACGACACGCTGCTCTACGCGAAGCAATCGTTCACCGCGGTCGCCCTCTGCGAATACCCCGACGCGTACGTCGAGCCCTACCCGAGCTTCTTCGGGCAGATCGAGAAGCTCGCGGCCAAGGGAAAGGCGCTCGTCGCGGGCCTCGATTTCGGAACGCACACCGCCGGCAAGGAGCGCATCGGGGCCTATTTCGACAAGCTCGGGGAGGTCGCCACGATGCTGCGCGAGATGGCCGAGCTCGAGCGCCAGAAGCAGCCGCTCCGCTCCGAGCACCTCGACTTTCTCAACCACGCGGTCTCCGTCGACGGCAAGCACGCCGGCTGCACGACGATCCTCGAGCCGGGCGGCTGGTACGCGGATCTTTATTACAACAAGGACGACGTGCTCTGGCACAAACCCACGATCGCCGACGTGCACACCCAGCCGACGGACGAGAACGGCACTCCGGTCGGCAAGGTGCTGCACGTGGGAACGAGCAATCCGCGGCTGTTCACGGTGACGATCGACACCTGCAAGGGCCCGCAGACGTACCGCGGGTTCGTCTTGCCTTATGTCGAGCAGATCACCGAGAACTTCCAGCGCCTGAACGACGAGCAATGGTGGCAGCAGATCTACAAGGAGGACCCGCCGGACGTGCCCTGGTTGAGCGACGTCATCGCGCGCTGA
- a CDS encoding metallophosphoesterase family protein: MPSGGQKLVLLHLTDLHFGAPESAGHYWNSEATELRLAEHNRRGLLGSLLRDLRKERFEPDLVIVTGDLLDRGSDAGVPLAIAFLRALAEGLGLPVTRVVITPGNHDVLRAGEPEGRYALYDAIRSGLYGDARPPFPPGTPPHRRVDHFEHDDLGVEVVSFNSCEELEPSAKQEHGSVGVGQRDYAEEVLRATEGRGLFRVAAMHHHLESPVGVVRGDYSVMDDAGAVRRWLAHRRFHLALHGHQHVDWDDVREIDGWFLSITAAGSAGVAHYGRKDWHLPIGYQIIVIDGPTSGRRMRREYDPQTMEWVAAGRGEAVQTLRFGPAEEAEAEAAIERPRSAPPAAQKTRFAVHLEHVERAIQSQRASFRVHLACLGVAMLIATAIALYLSLAPDFQELPSWVPPAVGFALLLAGSVSLPRQFASYKETVDKLRFLQDGYQRCMAQPDDELLRLLDERFHRLI, from the coding sequence ATGCCGAGCGGTGGGCAGAAGCTCGTCTTGCTTCACCTCACCGACCTGCATTTCGGAGCGCCGGAGTCCGCCGGCCACTACTGGAACAGCGAGGCCACCGAGCTGCGCCTGGCCGAGCACAACCGCCGCGGCTTGCTCGGCAGCCTCCTGCGCGACCTGCGAAAGGAGCGCTTCGAGCCCGATCTCGTGATCGTCACCGGCGACCTGCTCGATCGCGGCAGCGACGCCGGCGTGCCCCTCGCGATCGCCTTCCTGCGCGCCCTCGCCGAGGGCCTCGGCCTGCCGGTGACGCGCGTGGTGATCACCCCCGGCAACCACGACGTCCTGCGCGCGGGTGAGCCCGAGGGCCGCTACGCGCTCTACGACGCCATCCGCAGCGGCCTTTACGGCGACGCGAGGCCGCCCTTCCCGCCGGGGACGCCGCCCCACAGGCGCGTCGACCATTTCGAGCATGACGATCTCGGCGTCGAGGTCGTCTCGTTCAACTCGTGCGAGGAGCTCGAGCCCTCGGCGAAACAGGAGCACGGCAGCGTCGGCGTGGGGCAGCGCGATTACGCCGAGGAGGTCTTGCGGGCGACCGAGGGCAGGGGCCTCTTTCGCGTGGCCGCGATGCACCACCACCTCGAGAGCCCGGTCGGCGTCGTGCGCGGCGATTACAGCGTGATGGACGACGCGGGCGCGGTGCGCCGCTGGCTCGCGCACAGGCGCTTCCACCTCGCCCTGCACGGCCACCAGCACGTCGACTGGGACGACGTGCGCGAGATCGACGGCTGGTTCCTGAGCATCACGGCCGCGGGCAGCGCGGGCGTGGCGCATTACGGGCGCAAGGACTGGCACCTGCCCATTGGCTACCAGATCATCGTCATCGACGGCCCCACGAGCGGACGGCGAATGCGGCGCGAGTACGACCCGCAGACGATGGAGTGGGTGGCGGCGGGCCGCGGCGAGGCCGTGCAGACGCTCAGGTTCGGCCCGGCCGAGGAGGCGGAGGCGGAGGCGGCGATCGAGCGGCCCAGGTCCGCGCCTCCCGCGGCGCAGAAGACGCGCTTCGCCGTGCACCTCGAGCACGTGGAGCGCGCCATTCAGTCGCAGCGCGCCTCGTTCCGCGTGCACCTCGCCTGTCTCGGGGTGGCGATGCTGATCGCGACGGCCATCGCGCTTTATCTATCGCTCGCGCCTGATTTTCAGGAACTCCCCTCGTGGGTGCCGCCCGCGGTGGGGTTCGCTTTGCTGCTCGCAGGATCGGTCTCCCTGCCGCGGCAGTTCGCCTCGTACAAGGAGACCGTCGACAAGCTTCGCTTCTTGCAGGACGGCTATCAGCGCTGCATGGCGCAACCGGACGACGAGCTGCTCCGGCTGCTCGACGAGAGATTTCACCGGCTCATCTAG
- a CDS encoding NAD-dependent epimerase/dehydratase family protein translates to MHVLVIGGTRFVGPLVVFRLLAGGHRVTLFNRGTRPDPFGDRVERLSGDRTTEDLWRKTSDRSFDAVVDFAAYHREDVLGAVEALSGRVGHYIFIGTGQVYLVRQSCPRPASEADYDGPLMSRPDDPEDAAQWDYGIGKRACEDALVEAWASERFPATRIRIPMVNGERDHYRRLERYLWRLTDGGPLLVPGGGAHSVRHVYAGEVARAIVHMLGRSETFGGAYNVCQRETPTLVELLGMLGAMVGARPKLVSVTAAELENAGLSPRELSPFSGRWMSMIEPSKVESELGFVHEPLESYLGKIAASFFAHPPATPPEGYERRKEEIALAEKWLTKRATVPPPGMGA, encoded by the coding sequence ATGCACGTGCTGGTCATCGGGGGGACGCGGTTCGTGGGGCCGCTCGTCGTGTTCCGCCTCCTCGCGGGCGGTCATCGGGTGACCCTGTTCAATCGCGGGACGCGGCCGGATCCGTTCGGCGACCGGGTGGAGCGGCTGTCGGGGGATCGCACGACGGAAGACCTGTGGCGCAAGACGAGCGATCGCTCGTTCGACGCGGTCGTGGACTTCGCGGCGTACCACCGGGAGGACGTGCTCGGCGCGGTGGAGGCGCTCTCGGGGCGCGTCGGCCATTACATCTTCATCGGGACCGGCCAGGTGTACCTGGTGCGCCAGTCCTGTCCGCGCCCGGCCAGCGAAGCCGACTACGACGGCCCGCTGATGTCGCGCCCGGACGACCCCGAGGACGCGGCGCAATGGGATTACGGCATCGGCAAGCGCGCCTGCGAGGACGCGCTCGTCGAGGCGTGGGCGAGCGAGCGATTCCCTGCGACGCGGATCCGGATCCCGATGGTGAACGGCGAGCGCGACCATTATCGCCGCCTCGAGCGCTATCTATGGCGCCTGACGGACGGCGGCCCGTTGCTCGTGCCCGGCGGCGGCGCGCATTCGGTGCGGCACGTCTATGCGGGCGAGGTGGCGCGGGCGATCGTGCACATGCTGGGCCGGTCGGAGACGTTCGGGGGGGCGTACAACGTCTGCCAGCGCGAGACGCCCACGCTCGTGGAATTGCTCGGCATGCTCGGCGCGATGGTGGGCGCGCGGCCGAAGCTCGTATCGGTGACGGCGGCGGAGCTGGAGAACGCGGGTCTGTCGCCGCGCGAGCTATCGCCATTCAGCGGGCGATGGATGTCGATGATCGAGCCATCGAAGGTGGAATCGGAGCTCGGGTTCGTCCACGAGCCGCTCGAGAGCTATCTCGGGAAGATCGCGGCCTCGTTCTTCGCGCACCCGCCGGCGACGCCGCCCGAGGGATACGAGCGGCGCAAGGAAGAGATTGCGCTCGCGGAGAAGTGGCTGACGAAGCGCGCGACGGTGCCGCCGCCGGGGATGGGCGCTTAA
- a CDS encoding serine/threonine-protein kinase, with protein sequence MALRGGRYEKIAEIASGGMATVYLGRALGAAGFERLVAIKEMHRHIASEDEFVEMFLDEARLAARIHHPNVVATLDVGSDEDGLFLVMEFVEGPSLQQMLKHLHRQRGEKLPIDIALRIFLDALEGLHAAHELTGEGGAPLNLVHRDVSPQNVLVSTDGIAKLTDFGVARAESRLFTTKAGNIKGKVPYMAPEQATAKPVDRRTDVFAAGSVLWEMLAGKRLIKADSEVAMIFQVTEVVPDSPRVERPEIPMPIAAACLRALEKDAVHRYATAAEFAEALEQAARVSNVAIATPRAVAAFVKSLGVHRASAALMPESRRPDALRPDALRINTLTKSVGAMSSPSTHAGAAIETDAIDFKPRTSGAVRVAAVIAAAAVLGGAGWFFLANRGPGVDTAAETPVAAAPVPAPSSEPATPPTPGTGATVPAVDQKPAPSASAKPKSTPRPVSPGYAPPKGGSKSDFRPREL encoded by the coding sequence ATGGCGCTTCGAGGCGGCCGCTACGAAAAGATCGCCGAGATCGCGTCCGGGGGGATGGCGACGGTCTACCTCGGTCGCGCTCTCGGAGCGGCCGGTTTCGAGCGGCTGGTGGCCATCAAGGAGATGCACCGGCACATCGCCAGCGAGGACGAGTTCGTCGAGATGTTCCTCGACGAGGCTCGCCTCGCCGCCCGCATCCACCACCCGAACGTCGTGGCCACCCTCGACGTGGGCAGCGACGAGGACGGGCTCTTTCTGGTGATGGAGTTCGTCGAGGGCCCGTCGCTGCAGCAGATGCTCAAGCACCTGCACCGCCAGCGGGGCGAGAAGCTGCCCATCGACATCGCCCTGCGCATCTTCCTCGACGCGCTCGAAGGGCTGCACGCCGCGCACGAGCTGACCGGCGAAGGCGGCGCCCCGCTGAACCTCGTGCACCGCGACGTCTCGCCCCAGAACGTCCTCGTGAGCACGGACGGCATCGCGAAGCTCACCGACTTCGGGGTCGCCCGCGCCGAGTCGCGCCTGTTCACGACCAAGGCCGGCAACATCAAGGGCAAAGTCCCGTACATGGCGCCCGAGCAGGCGACGGCCAAGCCCGTCGACCGCCGAACCGACGTGTTCGCGGCCGGCTCGGTGCTGTGGGAGATGCTCGCGGGCAAGCGGCTGATCAAGGCCGACAGCGAGGTGGCCATGATCTTCCAGGTCACCGAGGTCGTGCCCGACTCGCCGCGCGTCGAGCGCCCCGAGATCCCGATGCCGATCGCCGCCGCGTGCCTGCGCGCGCTCGAAAAGGACGCCGTCCACCGCTACGCGACCGCGGCCGAGTTCGCCGAGGCGCTCGAGCAGGCGGCGCGCGTGAGCAACGTGGCCATCGCGACCCCGCGCGCGGTGGCGGCCTTCGTCAAATCGCTCGGCGTGCACCGCGCCTCGGCCGCGCTGATGCCCGAGAGCCGGCGCCCCGATGCCCTGCGCCCCGATGCCCTGCGCATCAACACGCTCACCAAGTCGGTCGGCGCGATGAGCTCGCCGTCCACCCACGCGGGCGCGGCGATCGAGACCGACGCGATCGACTTCAAGCCTCGCACGAGCGGGGCCGTCCGCGTCGCCGCCGTGATCGCGGCCGCCGCAGTGCTGGGCGGCGCGGGGTGGTTCTTCTTGGCGAACCGCGGCCCTGGCGTGGACACGGCGGCGGAGACGCCGGTGGCGGCCGCGCCCGTGCCCGCGCCTTCGAGCGAGCCGGCCACGCCTCCGACGCCGGGGACCGGCGCCACGGTGCCTGCGGTCGATCAGAAGCCCGCTCCATCGGCGAGCGCGAAGCCGAAATCCACGCCCCGTCCCGTCTCGCCCGGGTACGCTCCTCCAAAGGGCGGATCGAAGTCCGACTTCCGCCCTCGCGAGCTCTGA
- a CDS encoding NADPH:quinone oxidoreductase family protein, whose protein sequence is MRAVLCKEFGPPEKLVVEELPSPAVGKGEARIEVHAASVNFPDLLIIQNKYQFKPPLPFSPGGEVAGVVREVGAGVTAVKPGDRVLATTMWGGFSEEVVVGEANVAPIPDGMDFVTASAFLMAYGTSHHALVDRAQLKAGETLCVLGAAGGVGLAAVEIGKVLGARVIACASADDKLEVCKEHGADAVVNYAREDLKERIKELTGGKGADVVYDPVGGPFSEAALRSTAWEGRFLVVGFAGGEIPRIPLNLVLLKGCQVVGVFWGSFIAREPERNRQNLAELLRWFEEKKIRPHVSETFPLERAKDALDAMAARRVKGKVVLVTGKS, encoded by the coding sequence ATGAGAGCGGTTCTTTGCAAGGAGTTCGGTCCGCCCGAGAAGCTCGTCGTCGAGGAGCTTCCGAGCCCCGCGGTCGGCAAGGGAGAGGCGCGGATCGAGGTCCACGCCGCGTCCGTCAATTTTCCCGACCTATTGATCATCCAGAACAAGTACCAGTTCAAGCCTCCCCTGCCCTTTTCGCCGGGCGGCGAGGTCGCGGGCGTCGTGCGCGAGGTTGGCGCGGGCGTCACGGCCGTGAAGCCCGGCGATCGCGTCCTCGCGACGACCATGTGGGGCGGGTTTTCCGAGGAGGTCGTGGTGGGCGAGGCCAACGTCGCGCCCATCCCCGACGGGATGGATTTCGTGACGGCCTCGGCGTTCCTCATGGCCTATGGGACGTCGCACCACGCGCTCGTCGATCGGGCGCAATTGAAGGCGGGCGAGACGCTCTGCGTGCTCGGCGCGGCGGGCGGGGTGGGGCTCGCGGCCGTCGAGATCGGCAAGGTGCTCGGCGCGCGGGTCATCGCCTGCGCGTCCGCGGACGACAAGCTCGAGGTCTGCAAGGAGCACGGCGCCGACGCGGTCGTCAACTACGCGCGGGAAGACCTGAAGGAGCGAATCAAGGAGCTGACGGGCGGCAAGGGCGCGGACGTCGTTTACGACCCGGTGGGCGGCCCGTTTTCCGAGGCTGCGCTGCGCTCCACCGCGTGGGAGGGCCGATTTCTCGTGGTCGGCTTTGCGGGGGGCGAGATACCGCGCATCCCGTTGAACCTCGTGCTCCTGAAGGGCTGCCAGGTGGTCGGCGTTTTCTGGGGCTCGTTCATCGCGCGCGAGCCGGAGCGGAACCGGCAAAACCTGGCGGAGCTTCTGCGCTGGTTCGAAGAGAAGAAGATCCGGCCCCACGTCTCGGAGACGTTCCCGCTCGAGAGGGCCAAGGACGCGCTCGACGCAATGGCAGCGCGCCGGGTGAAGGGCAAGGTCGTGCTCGTGACGGGGAAGTCATGA
- a CDS encoding 3-deoxy-7-phosphoheptulonate synthase class II: MQGWSPTSWKSKPNTQEVAYDEPRALERVVARISELPPLVTSWEVERLKSFVAEAQLGKRFLLQGGDCAETTSDCRSEIIVNRLKILLKMSLVLILGGRKPVVRVGRFAGQYAKPRSSPTEVRGGVELPSYFGDLFNRPEFTPESRRPDPELMLSGYQHAAMTLNFVRSLSAGGFADLHHPEYWDLSFFERADLPAAVRESYQATTRQLTDALRFMEALGEGTVSELSRVEFFASHEGLNLHYESAQTRTVPRREGYYDLTTHMPWIGERTRALDGAHVEFFRGIRNPIGIKLGPKVTPVEVLRLLDTLNPTEEPGRIVLITRMGAAKAADALPLLLEVVRRAGRRVLWVCDPMHGNTITTSSGIKTRNFEAILKEIELTYDAHDACGTYMGGVHFELTGDDVTECVGGGVREEDLSRAYATLCDPRLNHAQALEMAYLIARRMRAE, from the coding sequence GTGCAAGGCTGGAGCCCTACGTCCTGGAAATCGAAACCGAACACGCAAGAGGTCGCCTACGACGAGCCTCGGGCGCTCGAGCGTGTGGTGGCGAGGATCAGCGAGCTCCCGCCGCTCGTGACCTCGTGGGAGGTCGAGCGCTTGAAATCGTTCGTGGCCGAGGCGCAGCTCGGCAAGCGATTTCTCTTGCAGGGGGGCGACTGCGCGGAGACCACGAGCGACTGCCGCTCGGAGATCATCGTCAACAGGCTGAAGATCCTGCTCAAGATGTCGCTCGTGCTCATCCTCGGCGGGCGCAAGCCCGTCGTCCGGGTCGGGCGCTTCGCGGGGCAATACGCCAAGCCCCGCTCGAGCCCGACCGAGGTGCGCGGCGGCGTCGAGCTGCCGAGCTACTTCGGCGACCTCTTCAATCGCCCCGAGTTCACGCCCGAGTCGCGGCGCCCCGATCCGGAGCTGATGCTCTCGGGCTATCAGCACGCCGCGATGACATTGAACTTCGTGCGCTCGCTGTCGGCAGGCGGATTCGCGGACCTGCACCACCCCGAGTACTGGGACCTGTCCTTCTTCGAGCGCGCCGACCTGCCGGCCGCGGTGCGCGAGAGCTATCAGGCCACGACGAGGCAGCTCACCGACGCGCTGCGCTTCATGGAGGCGCTCGGCGAGGGCACGGTGAGCGAGCTGTCGCGGGTCGAGTTCTTCGCGAGCCACGAGGGACTGAACCTGCATTACGAATCGGCGCAGACGCGCACGGTGCCGCGCCGGGAAGGCTATTACGATCTCACCACGCACATGCCCTGGATCGGCGAGCGGACCCGCGCGCTCGACGGCGCGCACGTCGAGTTTTTCCGGGGCATACGCAACCCGATCGGGATCAAGCTCGGGCCGAAGGTGACGCCGGTGGAGGTCTTGCGCCTGCTCGACACGCTGAACCCGACCGAGGAGCCTGGGCGCATCGTGCTGATCACGCGCATGGGCGCAGCGAAGGCGGCGGACGCGTTGCCGCTCCTGCTCGAGGTCGTGCGGCGCGCGGGCCGGCGCGTGCTGTGGGTCTGCGATCCCATGCACGGCAACACCATCACGACCTCGTCCGGCATCAAGACGCGCAATTTCGAGGCGATCTTGAAGGAGATCGAGCTGACCTACGACGCGCACGACGCGTGCGGCACGTACATGGGCGGCGTGCATTTCGAGCTGACGGGCGACGACGTGACCGAGTGCGTCGGCGGCGGGGTTCGCGAGGAAGACCTCTCGCGCGCGTACGCGACGCTCTGCGACCCGCGGCTGAACCACGCGCAGGCCCTGGAGATGGCGTACTTGATCGCCCGGCGAATGCGGGCAGAGTGA
- a CDS encoding MopE-related protein: MRSFHLVMLGFSSVLGLLACGARSDPLDLETGAGGGGDVPPCSPDAPELCNGYDDDCDGEIDEESPTAGADCLTGQPGQCGNGTVACEEGQLACLPDNPPKPEDCDGIDNDCNGVVDEGCP; encoded by the coding sequence ATGCGCTCATTCCACCTCGTCATGCTCGGCTTCTCGTCCGTTCTCGGCCTGCTCGCCTGCGGGGCGCGCTCCGACCCGCTCGACCTCGAAACGGGCGCGGGCGGCGGAGGCGACGTCCCGCCCTGCTCGCCCGACGCGCCCGAGCTTTGCAACGGCTACGACGACGACTGCGATGGCGAGATCGACGAGGAGAGCCCGACCGCCGGCGCCGATTGCCTCACCGGCCAGCCAGGGCAATGCGGCAACGGCACCGTCGCTTGCGAGGAGGGGCAGCTCGCATGCCTCCCGGACAACCCCCCCAAGCCCGAGGACTGCGACGGCATCGACAACGACTGCAACGGCGTCGTCGACGAGGGCTGCCCCTAG
- a CDS encoding metal-dependent hydrolase yields MASLGHIAVGMAAARLEGGGLARMVGWSALSLLPDADVIAFQLGIPYSAPFGHRGASHSFVAAAAVGLLVGLASKRSKRARTGLLAFATVASHGLLDTLTDGGLGMALLWPFTNARYFAPWRPIPVAPIGLGVLSQRGFYVMAVELAMFSPLFLYALWPRRRR; encoded by the coding sequence ATGGCGAGCCTCGGGCACATCGCTGTCGGCATGGCGGCTGCGCGACTGGAAGGGGGCGGGCTTGCGCGCATGGTGGGATGGAGCGCGCTCTCGCTGCTCCCCGACGCGGACGTGATCGCCTTCCAGCTCGGCATTCCCTACAGCGCGCCCTTCGGCCATCGCGGCGCCTCGCACTCGTTCGTGGCCGCGGCCGCGGTGGGTCTGCTCGTCGGCCTCGCGTCGAAGCGCTCGAAGCGGGCCCGGACGGGTCTCCTCGCCTTCGCCACCGTGGCGAGCCATGGATTGCTCGACACGCTCACCGACGGAGGCCTCGGCATGGCGCTGCTCTGGCCTTTCACGAACGCGCGTTACTTCGCGCCGTGGCGTCCCATTCCGGTGGCGCCGATCGGCCTCGGCGTGCTGTCCCAGCGGGGGTTTTACGTGATGGCGGTCGAGCTCGCGATGTTCTCGCCGCTCTTCCTGTACGCGCTCTGGCCGCGGCGTCGCCGCTGA
- a CDS encoding response regulator transcription factor — translation MSKHILVVDDEARIREVLQYALRKEGFEVTALSDGREAIEAVDRGGVDLVVLDVMLPEVDGLSACRIIREASRVPILFLSARAEEIDRVLGLELGGDDYLTKPFSVRELVARVKAVFRRVEVPSEGTKSKVLRHGPIELDVERHEARASGEVVPLTATEFGLLGALLERPGVVLSRAQLMARAYRYDNLITERTIDTHVRRIRAKFRAAAGGLDPIATVHGVGYKVSTGA, via the coding sequence GTGAGCAAGCACATCCTGGTCGTCGACGACGAGGCGCGCATCCGGGAGGTCCTGCAGTACGCCCTGCGCAAGGAGGGCTTCGAGGTCACGGCCTTGTCCGACGGCCGCGAGGCCATCGAGGCCGTCGATCGGGGCGGGGTCGACCTCGTGGTGCTCGACGTGATGCTGCCCGAGGTCGACGGCCTGTCCGCTTGCCGCATCATCCGCGAGGCGAGCCGCGTGCCCATCCTGTTCCTGTCCGCGCGCGCCGAGGAGATCGACCGCGTCCTCGGCCTCGAGCTCGGCGGCGACGACTACCTCACCAAGCCCTTCTCGGTGCGCGAGCTCGTCGCGCGCGTCAAAGCCGTGTTCCGCCGCGTCGAGGTGCCGAGCGAGGGGACGAAGAGCAAGGTCCTGCGTCATGGCCCGATCGAGCTCGACGTCGAGCGCCACGAGGCGCGCGCGAGCGGCGAGGTCGTGCCGCTGACGGCGACGGAGTTCGGCCTGCTCGGCGCGCTGCTCGAGCGGCCGGGCGTGGTCCTGTCGCGCGCGCAGCTCATGGCGCGGGCCTACCGCTACGACAACCTCATCACCGAGCGCACCATCGACACGCATGTGCGGCGCATTCGCGCCAAGTTCCGCGCCGCCGCGGGCGGCCTGGACCCGATCGCCACCGTGCACGGCGTCGGCTACAAGGTCTCGACGGGTGCGTAA
- a CDS encoding DUF4476 domain-containing protein codes for MNKKTIVMALLAPLTLPAFAGKAQAGTTQMTAQAGVKAQVGVQYGTPVQAQYPYQPPVQYQPPVQYQPPVQQQYPYQRPVQVPYGPIVQTAPPAERPYGTYSVPRDTYGRRIPRPTLRSYTELRLAKFRDGRVFVYDRDQLVGSFDRAANLRVLEGRAYGIVVTRGGRVMWQGHVLATPGSVLVHLNRDGTPVIERRPAPPQRTVQYDEYYRPLDHDVFRGACREVDALPSDSHRLGWMRQTFQDRPVSLSQAGELLGRLSFESSRLAALEFIAPNIVGSGDERWLLGHFASFEARARASAILGLR; via the coding sequence ATGAACAAGAAGACAATCGTCATGGCCCTGCTCGCTCCCTTGACTCTCCCTGCTTTCGCCGGGAAGGCGCAAGCCGGGACGACGCAGATGACCGCGCAGGCCGGGGTGAAAGCGCAGGTCGGGGTCCAGTACGGCACGCCGGTCCAGGCGCAGTATCCGTATCAGCCGCCGGTCCAGTATCAGCCGCCGGTCCAGTATCAACCGCCGGTCCAGCAGCAGTATCCCTATCAGCGGCCGGTCCAGGTTCCGTACGGGCCCATCGTGCAGACCGCGCCGCCCGCGGAGCGGCCTTATGGCACGTACTCCGTGCCGCGCGACACCTACGGTCGCCGCATCCCGCGCCCGACGCTGCGCTCGTACACCGAGCTGCGCCTCGCGAAGTTCCGCGATGGCAGGGTGTTCGTCTACGACCGCGACCAGCTCGTTGGCTCGTTCGATCGTGCGGCGAACCTGCGGGTGCTCGAGGGACGCGCCTACGGCATCGTGGTGACGCGGGGCGGTCGGGTGATGTGGCAAGGTCACGTCCTGGCCACGCCGGGCTCGGTGCTGGTGCATTTGAATCGCGACGGCACGCCCGTCATCGAGCGCAGGCCGGCGCCGCCGCAGCGCACCGTCCAGTACGACGAGTACTATCGACCGCTCGATCACGACGTATTCCGGGGCGCCTGCCGCGAGGTCGACGCATTGCCGAGCGATTCGCACCGGCTCGGGTGGATGCGGCAGACGTTCCAGGACCGGCCCGTTTCTCTGTCGCAAGCGGGAGAGCTGCTCGGCCGCCTCTCCTTCGAGAGCTCGCGCCTCGCGGCCCTCGAGTTCATCGCGCCGAACATCGTGGGATCGGGCGACGAGCGCTGGCTCCTCGGCCACTTCGCCTCGTTCGAGGCGCGCGCGCGGGCTTCGGCCATCCTCGGCCTGCGCTGA